The following proteins come from a genomic window of Pseudomonas sp. J452:
- a CDS encoding Fic family protein, giving the protein MVGEALYQPPFTLNGSTLSLVTEIAQSVGRLSAQPEHANALRLRRINRIRTVQGSLAIEGNTLSEEQITAILDGKRIIAPPKDVQEARNALAVYEQLEAWQPASEQHLLDAHALLMKGLNDDAGHYRQGGVGVMKGDQVVHMAPPANRVSKLMRDLLHWLEITDQPPLIASCVFHYEFEFIHPFADGNGRMGRLWQTLILSRWQPLFAHVPVESLVHAHQAEYYAAINDSTQQADSAPFIGFMLSMLRDAILSVTPQVAPQVTPQVAALLKHVVGEVSREKLQAALGLADRKSFRERYLRPALDAGLIAMTRPDKPNSRLQCYYLTELGKQASCASAVTA; this is encoded by the coding sequence AGCGCGCAGCCGGAGCATGCCAATGCTTTGCGCTTGCGGCGGATCAACCGTATCCGCACCGTGCAAGGCTCGCTGGCGATTGAGGGTAATACGCTGAGCGAGGAGCAGATCACCGCGATCCTCGACGGTAAGCGCATCATCGCGCCGCCTAAAGATGTGCAGGAGGCGCGTAACGCACTGGCCGTTTACGAGCAGTTGGAGGCTTGGCAGCCCGCGAGTGAACAGCATCTGCTTGATGCTCATGCGCTGCTGATGAAAGGCCTGAACGATGATGCCGGGCATTATCGCCAGGGCGGTGTTGGCGTGATGAAGGGTGATCAGGTGGTGCACATGGCTCCACCGGCCAATCGCGTCAGCAAGCTAATGCGTGACCTACTGCACTGGCTGGAAATAACCGATCAGCCGCCGCTGATTGCCAGTTGCGTCTTTCACTACGAGTTCGAATTTATCCACCCCTTTGCCGATGGCAATGGGCGCATGGGGCGGCTGTGGCAAACCCTGATTCTGAGCCGTTGGCAGCCACTGTTCGCGCATGTACCGGTGGAAAGCCTGGTGCACGCGCATCAAGCCGAGTACTACGCGGCTATCAATGACAGCACCCAACAAGCCGACAGTGCGCCGTTTATTGGGTTTATGTTGAGCATGCTGCGTGATGCAATTCTAAGCGTGACCCCTCAAGTGGCGCCTCAAGTCACCCCTCAAGTCGCGGCGTTGCTCAAGCATGTGGTCGGCGAGGTCAGTCGGGAGAAGCTGCAAGCTGCTCTGGGCTTGGCCGACCGCAAATCTTTCCGCGAGCGCTATCTGCGTCCGGCGCTGGATGCCGGACTGATTGCCATGACCCGGCCGGACAAGCCCAATAGTCGTCTGCAGTGTTATTACCTGACGGAGCTGGGTAAGCAAGCTAGCTGTGCGTCAGCCGTGACCGCATGA